A single window of Camelus ferus isolate YT-003-E chromosome 7, BCGSAC_Cfer_1.0, whole genome shotgun sequence DNA harbors:
- the LOC116664751 gene encoding proline-rich protein HaeIII subfamily 1-like, with amino-acid sequence MGNGEKRKGKYEAPRQVNSSTSQSWTQDPSQEGSLGPGAGEAGKARHGGDGGGGGGGEGAVDVPARGSRQEETTCLSPSARGEQSWQPQAGAPDRPGCRASPAAACSPPGAPQPRPRRAGTSEPRPPGAFRQRSERPSSSLIRRQRQQKAREKGRRERRNQSFLRLSPPAGIAAGLARARRSAAQRPGGAGTLVSPRAPRVWTPPPPLLPSEVPRGATPPSRIPRSGGGRGQWPHLIWGESGLGGVSPSLSVPWGLSSTPISWGSPSRICRPG; translated from the exons ATGGGcaatggggagaaaagaaaaggcaaatacgAGGCGCCACGGCAGGTGAACTCGTCAACAAGTCAGTCCTGGACGCAAGACCCTTCCCAGGAGGGATCTCTGGGACCTGGGGCTGGAGAAGCTGGGAAGGCGAGGCACGGcggggatggg ggcggaggcgggggaggggaaggggcagtaGACGTCCCCGCACGAGGATCCAGGCAGGAGGAGACGACCTGCCTATCACCCAGCGCCCGCGGAGAGCAGAGTTGGCAGCCTCAGGCTGGAGCCCCCGACCGCCCCGGCTGCCGGGCGTCTCCCGCTGCAGCCTGCAGCCCGCCCGGCgcgccccagccccggccccggaGGGCAGGTACCTCGGAGCCCCGGCCCCCAGGAGCCTTCCGGCAGCGATCGGAACGTCCCTCCAGCTCCCTCATCCGACGTCAGCGTCAGCAGAAGGCGAGGGAAAAGGGGCGGAGGGAGCGCAGGAACCAGTCCTTCCTGCGGCTGTCGCCACCAGCTGGAATAGCAGCCGGCCTAGCCCGTGCGCGCCGCAGCGCAGCGCAGCGGCCAGGGGGAGCGGGCACCCTAGTCTCCCCGCGAGCGCCCAGGGTCTGGACCCCGCCGCCGCCTCTTCTCCCCTCCGAAGTCCCCCGGGGGGCGACCCCTCCCAGCAGGATCCCGAGAtccggaggagggagggggcaatGGCCTCACCTCATTTGGGGCGAATCTGGGCTGGGGGgagtgtctccctctctctcagttCCCTGGGGTCTTTCCTCGACCCCCATTTCCTGGGGTAGCCCCTCTCGGATCTGCCGCCCAGGGTGa